Proteins from a genomic interval of Lysobacter stagni:
- a CDS encoding M23 family metallopeptidase — MTYPTIVNKTRAHLSHWLHRAGYWGAQRPALAIALLLGTGTALGAGIGLADNALLRTKADHQAAALETTRRDAQREINALAARLGELQAEANRLNALGERLTRIGQLQDGEFDFDKPVGVGGVGPVRDMTKSELDEGMATLGAQFKASGEQLSVLESLLFNRQLDMNAVPGREPIANSYITSGFGGRADPFNGGHANHKGIDFKANVGDPVLSVADGVVSYSGVRSGYGNVVEVDHGNGYVTRYAHNSRLTRKVGELVRAGQEVAKAGSTGRSTGAHVHFEVWENGRVVNPRNFLSQQSPLKMQIKG, encoded by the coding sequence ATGACCTATCCGACCATCGTAAACAAAACTCGCGCGCACCTGTCGCACTGGCTGCATCGCGCAGGGTACTGGGGCGCGCAACGTCCCGCGCTGGCCATCGCGCTTCTGCTGGGTACGGGCACGGCGCTGGGCGCCGGCATCGGTCTGGCCGACAACGCACTGCTGCGCACCAAGGCCGACCATCAGGCGGCCGCGCTGGAAACCACCCGCCGCGACGCGCAGCGTGAGATCAATGCCCTGGCTGCCCGCCTGGGCGAGCTGCAGGCCGAAGCCAACCGCCTCAACGCCCTGGGCGAACGCCTGACCCGCATCGGCCAGCTGCAGGATGGCGAGTTCGATTTCGACAAGCCCGTCGGCGTCGGCGGCGTGGGCCCCGTCCGCGACATGACCAAGTCCGAACTGGACGAGGGCATGGCCACGCTGGGCGCGCAGTTCAAGGCCTCGGGCGAGCAGCTCTCGGTGCTGGAGTCGCTGCTGTTCAACCGCCAGCTCGACATGAATGCCGTGCCGGGCCGCGAACCGATCGCCAACAGCTACATCACCTCCGGTTTCGGTGGTCGCGCCGACCCGTTCAACGGCGGCCATGCCAACCACAAGGGCATCGATTTCAAGGCCAATGTCGGCGATCCCGTGCTGTCCGTGGCCGACGGCGTGGTCAGCTACTCGGGCGTGCGTTCGGGCTACGGCAACGTCGTCGAGGTCGATCACGGCAACGGCTACGTGACCCGCTACGCGCACAACTCGCGCCTGACCCGCAAGGTCGGTGAGCTGGTCCGCGCCGGGCAGGAAGTCGCCAAGGCCGGTTCCACGGGCCGTTCGACCGGCGCCCACGTGCACTTCGAGGTCTGGGAAAACGGCCGCGTCGTCAACCCGCGCAACTTCCTCAGCCAGCAGTCGCCGCTGAAGATGCAGATCAAGGGCTGA
- a CDS encoding DUF721 domain-containing protein gives MSDSKPRSPKGHLSTPRDALDALLAEPAGGPFRRALWLDELDQRFRPFLPPSLAAHARLANYERGRLVFVVDAPVWRAKLRLAAPELLDAARSLGLDAAELIVKTTTPVTASPQSDRKAKPISAAALQSLQAALASLNDPDPSGSKDTP, from the coding sequence ATGTCTGATTCCAAGCCCAGGTCGCCCAAAGGCCACCTTTCGACTCCACGAGACGCACTGGATGCGCTGCTCGCCGAGCCCGCTGGCGGTCCGTTTCGTCGTGCCTTGTGGCTTGACGAGCTGGACCAACGGTTTCGCCCATTCCTGCCGCCGTCACTGGCCGCGCATGCGCGGCTGGCCAATTACGAACGCGGCAGGCTCGTGTTTGTCGTCGATGCCCCGGTATGGCGTGCCAAGTTGCGGCTCGCTGCCCCTGAACTACTCGACGCGGCCCGTTCCCTCGGGCTGGATGCGGCTGAACTCATCGTCAAAACGACAACCCCGGTGACTGCCTCCCCGCAATCGGACCGGAAAGCCAAACCCATCTCTGCGGCTGCACTGCAATCGTTGCAGGCGGCCCTCGCGTCCTTGAACGACCCGGACCCCTCCGGGTCCAAGGACACACCCTGA
- a CDS encoding Nudix family hydrolase: protein MSTDVPLSSSPVPAPSPGAATRHVEVVAGVIRDARGRVLLARRTEGRDLAGLWEFPGGKHEPGESAEDALARELHEELGIEVEIGAPLISVPQQYPDKRLCLDVRLIAQWRGQVRGREGQALVWVPPPKLIAYAMPPADRPVVAALLQPAHYLVTPTPVDDAQWLTSLQRAFDTGVRRVQLRAPGLDPQRWRDLVARAVLAARVAGVDLLVNADATLAQVHGIGLHLTAAQLMAQRERPLPEGLTLAASCHTLEELQAAEALGCEFAVLGNVRATPSHPGRGGIGWEGFARLRESVSLPLYAIGGLTAQDIDTVRGVGGQGIAAIRGLWPTA from the coding sequence ATGAGCACCGACGTGCCTCTTTCGTCGTCGCCTGTCCCGGCTCCGTCGCCGGGCGCAGCGACGCGGCATGTCGAAGTGGTCGCCGGCGTCATCCGCGATGCGCGTGGCCGTGTCCTGTTGGCCCGTCGCACGGAAGGTCGTGACCTCGCCGGCCTGTGGGAATTCCCCGGCGGCAAGCACGAACCCGGCGAGTCGGCCGAGGACGCCCTCGCGCGTGAATTGCACGAGGAGCTCGGCATCGAGGTCGAGATCGGCGCACCGCTGATCAGCGTGCCGCAGCAATACCCCGACAAACGCCTGTGCCTGGACGTGCGCCTGATCGCCCAGTGGCGCGGGCAGGTACGCGGCCGGGAAGGGCAGGCGCTGGTATGGGTGCCGCCCCCGAAACTGATCGCCTACGCGATGCCGCCGGCCGACCGCCCCGTCGTCGCGGCGCTGCTGCAGCCCGCGCACTATCTGGTGACGCCCACTCCCGTCGACGACGCGCAGTGGCTGACCTCCCTGCAGCGCGCCTTCGACACCGGCGTGCGCCGCGTGCAGCTGCGTGCACCGGGGCTGGACCCGCAGCGCTGGCGCGATCTGGTGGCGCGCGCGGTGCTCGCCGCCCGCGTGGCGGGTGTGGACCTGCTGGTCAACGCAGACGCGACGCTCGCGCAGGTGCACGGCATCGGCCTGCATCTCACGGCCGCGCAGTTGATGGCGCAACGCGAACGGCCGCTGCCCGAGGGGCTGACGCTCGCCGCGTCCTGCCACACCCTGGAGGAACTACAGGCCGCCGAAGCCCTTGGTTGCGAGTTTGCGGTGCTGGGCAACGTGCGGGCCACGCCGAGCCATCCCGGACGCGGAGGCATCGGCTGGGAGGGCTTTGCGCGGTTGCGCGAGTCGGTATCGCTGCCGCTGTACGCGATAGGCGGGCTCACGGCGCAGGACATCGACACCGTGCGCGGCGTGGGCGGGCAGGGCATCGCCGCCATCCGCGGCCTCTGGCCAACGGCCTGA
- the coaE gene encoding dephospho-CoA kinase (Dephospho-CoA kinase (CoaE) performs the final step in coenzyme A biosynthesis.) gives MSGFIIGITGGVASGKSEVTRRFEALGVTVADADLAARVAVAPGSQGLAEVVEQFGRDVLAADGSLDRAAMRRHVFGDEAARRRLEAIVHPRVRAALREACLAAPGAYAIAAIPLLAEGGGREAYPWLSRILVVDVPTDVQRSRVMARDRVDAELAQRMIAAQATRDQRLAIADDVIVNSGTVDALDAHVAALDRRYRAIAAQRV, from the coding sequence ATGAGCGGATTCATCATCGGCATCACCGGAGGCGTGGCTTCCGGCAAGAGTGAGGTCACGCGCCGCTTCGAGGCGTTGGGCGTGACCGTGGCCGATGCCGACCTGGCCGCACGCGTTGCCGTCGCGCCGGGCTCGCAAGGGCTGGCCGAAGTGGTCGAACAGTTTGGCCGCGACGTGCTGGCCGCCGATGGCAGCCTGGACCGCGCCGCCATGCGACGACACGTGTTCGGTGACGAGGCTGCGCGCAGACGGCTCGAAGCCATCGTCCACCCGCGCGTCCGCGCCGCGCTTCGCGAGGCCTGCCTGGCCGCGCCGGGTGCGTACGCGATCGCCGCGATTCCGCTGCTGGCCGAAGGTGGCGGACGCGAAGCGTACCCGTGGCTGTCGCGGATCCTCGTGGTGGACGTGCCCACCGATGTGCAACGCAGCCGGGTGATGGCGCGCGATCGGGTCGATGCCGAGCTGGCGCAGCGCATGATCGCCGCCCAGGCCACGCGCGATCAGCGCCTGGCCATCGCCGACGACGTGATCGTGAACAGCGGAACGGTCGACGCGCTGGATGCGCACGTGGCGGCCTTGGACCGCCGCTATCGAGCGATCGCCGCTCAGCGGGTCTGA
- a CDS encoding prepilin peptidase translates to MAFLDQNPAIGFPLAAGFGLLVGSFLNVVILRLPKRLEWQWRRDSRELLGEPDTYDPPPPGIVIERSHCPHCKHQLAWYENIPVFSYLALRGKCRNCKAPISPQYPLVELLTMVLVLASVWQFGFGWQGFGAIVFTCFLIVLSGIDLRTQLLPDQLTLPLMWLGLIAASDNLYFPVKSALLGAVAGYLSLWIVWWLFKQLTGKEGMGHGDFKLLAAIGAWTGLKGILPTILLSSVVGAIIGSIWLAMKGRDRATPIPFGPYLAIAGWIVFFWGDRMIGTYLQVSGLR, encoded by the coding sequence ATGGCATTCCTCGATCAAAACCCCGCCATCGGTTTCCCGCTGGCGGCCGGGTTCGGCCTGCTGGTCGGAAGTTTCCTCAACGTGGTGATCCTGCGCCTGCCCAAGCGGCTGGAATGGCAGTGGCGCCGCGACAGTCGCGAGCTGCTCGGCGAGCCCGACACCTACGATCCGCCGCCACCCGGGATCGTCATCGAACGCTCGCATTGTCCGCACTGCAAGCATCAGCTGGCCTGGTACGAGAACATCCCGGTCTTCAGCTACCTGGCGCTGCGTGGCAAATGCCGCAACTGCAAGGCGCCGATCTCGCCGCAGTACCCGCTGGTCGAGCTGCTCACGATGGTGCTGGTGCTTGCCAGCGTGTGGCAGTTCGGATTCGGCTGGCAGGGATTCGGCGCGATCGTCTTCACCTGTTTCCTGATCGTCCTGTCGGGCATCGACCTGCGCACGCAGCTGCTGCCAGACCAGTTGACGCTACCCCTGATGTGGCTGGGCCTGATCGCCGCATCGGACAACCTCTACTTCCCGGTGAAGTCGGCGCTGCTGGGCGCGGTCGCAGGCTATCTGTCGCTATGGATCGTGTGGTGGCTGTTCAAGCAGCTCACGGGCAAGGAAGGCATGGGGCACGGCGACTTCAAGCTGCTCGCGGCGATCGGCGCGTGGACGGGCCTCAAGGGCATCCTGCCCACGATCCTGCTCTCCTCCGTGGTGGGCGCGATCATCGGGTCGATCTGGCTGGCCATGAAGGGTCGCGATCGCGCCACTCCGATTCCGTTCGGCCCCTACCTGGCCATCGCAGGCTGGATCGTCTTCTTCTGGGGCGACCGGATGATCGGCACGTATCTGCAGGTATCCGGGCTTCGATAG
- the secA gene encoding preprotein translocase subunit SecA: protein MLNSLLTRVFGSRNDRLLRQLQRSVVKINALESEMQKLTDEQLQAKTPEFQKRIADGESLDRILPEAFAVCREAGRRVLGMRHYDVQLIGGMVLHLGKIAEMRTGEGKTLVATLPVYLNALEGKGVHVVTVNDYLARRDAAWMGRLYNWLGLSVGVVYPGMPHSDKHEAYAADITYGTNNEFGFDYLRDNMALSKDDRFQRGLHYAIVDEVDSILIDEARTPLIISGPADESPELYIRVNRIVPQLVRQTTEESEGDFWVDEKGKQVYLSESGQEHAEALLRQAGILQGEDDALYGPQNLSVVHHLNAAMRAHAIYQRDVDYIVRDGEVVIVDEFTGRTLVGRRWSDGLHQAVEAKEGVPVQRENQTLASITFQNLFRMYKKLSGMTGTADTEAYEFQSIYGLEVIVIPPNKTVQRKDHPDAVFLNRNGKYRAVLNEIKDANARKQPVLVGTTSIEVSEMLSQQLRDAGIHHEVLNAKQHEREAHIVAQAGRPGAITIATNMAGRGTDIVLGGSLESEIAEIEAKNGGEIDEVTKARLKSEWQARHEAVKSSGGLHIVGTERHESRRIDNQLRGRAGRQGDPGSSRFYLSLEDNLMRIFAADWVQRVMARMGLKEDDIIESPLVTKQIANAQRKVEAHNFDIRKNLLDFDDVNNDQRKVIYSQRDELLEADSVRENVDGIRGDVVADTVARFVPPNSVDEQWDLPGLEAALEQEFGVQMPLVAMAKQSEELDTETIEERVQQALQEHFSQREAQLGDETMRVLEKHIMLNVLDQNWKEHLARMDYLRQGIHLRGYAQKQPKQEYKKEAFELFSEMLEKVKREVVTLLARVRIRSEEEIAAMEAQERAAAEAKARQMQFQHASAGGYGADEEAAQVAGAAAGDAFANVGRNDPCPCGSGKKYKHCHGQIA from the coding sequence ATGCTCAACAGCCTGCTTACCCGCGTTTTCGGCAGCCGCAACGATCGTCTGCTGCGCCAACTGCAACGCTCCGTCGTCAAGATCAATGCGCTCGAGTCGGAGATGCAGAAGCTCACCGATGAGCAACTGCAGGCCAAGACCCCCGAATTCCAGAAGCGCATCGCCGATGGCGAGTCGCTGGACCGCATCCTCCCGGAGGCCTTCGCGGTCTGCCGTGAAGCCGGTCGTCGCGTGCTGGGCATGCGCCACTACGACGTGCAGCTGATCGGCGGCATGGTCCTGCACCTGGGCAAGATCGCGGAGATGCGCACGGGCGAGGGCAAGACCCTGGTCGCGACGCTGCCGGTGTACCTCAATGCGCTGGAAGGCAAGGGCGTTCACGTGGTCACCGTGAACGACTACCTGGCACGCCGCGACGCCGCCTGGATGGGCAGGCTCTACAACTGGCTGGGCCTCAGCGTCGGCGTCGTCTACCCGGGCATGCCGCACAGCGACAAGCACGAAGCGTACGCCGCGGACATCACCTACGGCACCAACAACGAGTTCGGCTTCGACTACCTGCGCGACAACATGGCGCTGTCGAAGGACGACCGTTTCCAGCGCGGCCTGCACTACGCCATCGTCGACGAAGTGGACTCGATCCTGATCGACGAAGCGCGTACTCCGCTCATCATTTCCGGCCCCGCCGACGAGTCGCCGGAGCTGTACATCCGCGTCAACCGCATCGTGCCGCAGCTGGTCCGCCAGACGACGGAAGAAAGCGAAGGCGATTTCTGGGTCGACGAGAAGGGCAAGCAGGTCTATCTGTCCGAGTCCGGCCAGGAGCATGCCGAGGCGCTGCTGCGCCAGGCGGGCATCCTGCAGGGTGAGGACGATGCGCTGTACGGTCCGCAGAACCTGAGCGTGGTGCACCACCTCAATGCCGCCATGCGCGCGCATGCCATCTACCAGCGCGATGTGGACTACATCGTGCGCGATGGCGAAGTGGTGATCGTTGACGAATTCACCGGCCGCACCCTGGTGGGTCGCCGCTGGTCCGACGGCCTGCACCAGGCGGTCGAGGCGAAGGAAGGCGTGCCGGTCCAGCGCGAGAACCAGACGCTGGCCAGCATCACGTTCCAGAACCTGTTCCGCATGTACAAGAAGCTGTCCGGCATGACCGGTACGGCCGACACCGAGGCGTACGAATTCCAGAGCATCTACGGCCTGGAAGTCATCGTGATCCCGCCCAACAAGACGGTGCAGCGCAAGGACCATCCGGACGCGGTGTTCCTCAACCGCAACGGCAAGTACCGCGCGGTGCTCAACGAGATCAAGGACGCCAACGCCCGCAAGCAGCCGGTGCTGGTCGGCACGACCTCGATCGAAGTGTCGGAAATGCTCAGCCAGCAGCTGCGCGATGCCGGCATCCACCACGAAGTGCTCAACGCCAAGCAGCACGAGCGCGAAGCACACATCGTCGCGCAGGCCGGTCGTCCGGGTGCGATCACCATCGCCACCAACATGGCCGGCCGCGGTACCGACATCGTGCTGGGCGGCTCGCTGGAAAGCGAGATCGCCGAGATTGAAGCCAAGAACGGCGGCGAGATCGACGAAGTCACCAAGGCTCGCCTGAAGTCCGAATGGCAGGCACGCCACGAGGCCGTGAAGTCGTCCGGCGGCCTGCACATCGTCGGCACCGAACGCCACGAGAGCCGCCGAATCGACAACCAGCTGCGCGGTCGCGCCGGTCGTCAGGGCGACCCGGGTTCGTCGCGCTTCTACCTGTCGCTCGAAGACAACCTGATGCGCATCTTCGCGGCCGACTGGGTGCAGCGCGTGATGGCGCGCATGGGCCTGAAGGAAGACGACATCATCGAAAGCCCGCTGGTGACCAAGCAGATCGCCAACGCGCAGCGCAAGGTCGAGGCCCACAACTTCGACATCCGCAAGAACCTGCTCGACTTCGACGACGTCAACAACGATCAGCGCAAGGTGATCTACTCCCAGCGCGACGAGCTGCTGGAAGCCGATTCGGTGCGCGAGAACGTGGATGGCATCCGCGGCGACGTGGTCGCCGACACGGTTGCGCGTTTCGTTCCGCCCAACTCGGTCGACGAGCAGTGGGACCTGCCGGGCCTGGAAGCGGCGCTGGAGCAGGAGTTCGGCGTGCAGATGCCCCTGGTCGCAATGGCCAAGCAGAGCGAGGAGCTCGACACCGAGACCATCGAGGAGCGCGTGCAGCAGGCGCTGCAGGAGCACTTCTCGCAGCGCGAGGCGCAGCTCGGCGACGAGACCATGCGCGTGCTGGAAAAGCACATCATGCTCAACGTGCTCGACCAGAACTGGAAGGAACACCTGGCGCGCATGGATTACCTGCGCCAGGGCATCCACCTGCGCGGCTATGCCCAGAAGCAGCCCAAGCAGGAGTACAAGAAGGAAGCCTTCGAACTGTTCTCCGAGATGCTGGAGAAGGTGAAGCGCGAAGTCGTCACGCTGCTGGCGCGTGTGCGCATCCGCAGCGAGGAAGAGATCGCCGCGATGGAAGCGCAGGAGCGTGCCGCCGCCGAGGCGAAGGCCCGCCAGATGCAGTTCCAGCACGCGTCCGCCGGTGGCTACGGCGCCGACGAGGAAGCCGCGCAGGTGGCCGGTGCCGCGGCCGGTGACGCATTCGCCAATGTCGGCCGCAACGACCCCTGCCCCTGCGGCAGTGGCAAGAAGTACAAGCACTGCCATGGGCAGATCGCCTGA